A genome region from Armatimonadota bacterium includes the following:
- a CDS encoding BMP family ABC transporter substrate-binding protein, whose translation MRSRLWLLLLLLAGASLVAQALPPRAAQAAPRTFKIAVVSDVGGRGDLSFNDMAFKGGEDAERDFGVQMVELVSKVEADYVPNLTTAARDPQVQLIVGVGFLLSDALAQVARRFPQKNFVGIDTFAQSIVKEKFPAQYPLPNLMDIVYEEHKGSALVGALGALLAAQYNKPHIGGVFGIEIPVLWKFEIGYKWGARWAALWLQKGKPDKVFKYHKDFVLWTYTGTFSDIPKGYAAAKAMYAKDAVAVYNIAGPLGLGINQAVQEIARAQGLRMGPPFWIGVDANQDWINPGFVIASMMKRVDRGVYYATKFVRDGRFRDLVKQTNGVLTLGIGTKVAGELTEGISISTLDDLDEFVQMGVRAEKLTGKKVLPAPPDQIRARVKAMRDAQPAWIWNAVAELERKVRNGEVTVPLVVTKPDIEKWRNELGSAPLFRPAAGLPVGAP comes from the coding sequence ATGAGGTCACGACTGTGGCTGTTGCTCCTCCTGCTCGCGGGTGCGTCGCTGGTCGCCCAGGCCCTGCCGCCCCGGGCGGCCCAGGCGGCGCCCCGGACGTTCAAGATCGCCGTGGTGTCCGACGTGGGAGGTCGCGGGGACCTCTCCTTCAACGATATGGCCTTCAAGGGAGGCGAGGACGCCGAGCGGGACTTTGGCGTCCAGATGGTGGAGCTGGTCAGCAAGGTGGAAGCCGATTACGTGCCCAACCTCACCACCGCCGCCCGGGACCCCCAGGTTCAGCTGATCGTGGGGGTGGGCTTCCTGCTCAGCGACGCTCTGGCCCAGGTGGCCCGGCGCTTCCCCCAGAAGAACTTCGTGGGGATTGATACGTTCGCCCAGTCCATCGTCAAGGAGAAGTTCCCCGCCCAGTACCCGCTGCCCAACCTGATGGACATCGTCTACGAGGAACACAAGGGCAGCGCGCTGGTGGGAGCCCTGGGCGCGCTGCTGGCGGCCCAGTACAACAAGCCGCACATCGGCGGGGTCTTCGGCATCGAGATCCCCGTCCTGTGGAAGTTTGAGATCGGCTACAAGTGGGGCGCCCGGTGGGCCGCCCTGTGGCTGCAGAAGGGCAAGCCGGACAAGGTCTTCAAGTACCACAAGGACTTCGTCCTGTGGACCTACACCGGCACCTTCAGCGACATCCCCAAGGGCTACGCCGCCGCCAAGGCCATGTACGCCAAGGACGCGGTGGCGGTCTACAACATTGCCGGCCCCCTGGGGCTGGGCATCAACCAGGCCGTGCAGGAGATCGCCCGGGCCCAGGGGCTGCGCATGGGGCCGCCGTTCTGGATCGGCGTGGACGCCAACCAGGACTGGATCAACCCCGGCTTCGTCATCGCCAGCATGATGAAGCGCGTGGACCGGGGCGTGTACTACGCCACCAAGTTCGTCCGGGACGGGCGGTTCCGGGATCTGGTCAAGCAGACCAACGGCGTGCTGACCCTGGGCATCGGGACCAAGGTGGCCGGGGAGCTGACCGAAGGGATCTCGATCAGCACCCTCGATGATCTGGACGAGTTCGTGCAGATGGGCGTGCGGGCGGAGAAGCTGACCGGCAAGAAGGTCCTGCCGGCGCCGCCCGACCAGATCCGGGCCCGGGTCAAAGCCATGCGGGACGCCCAGCCGGCGTGGATCTGGAACGCGGTGGCCGAACTGGAGCGCAAGGTCCGCAATGGCGAGGTGACTGTGCCGCTGGTCGTCACCAAGCCCGACATCGAGAAGTGGCGCAACGAGCTGGGGTCCGCCCCCCTCTTCCGGCCGGCGGCGGGCCTCCCGGTGGGCGCTCCCTGA